The Pseudomonas sp. FP2309 genome has a window encoding:
- a CDS encoding ABC transporter substrate-binding protein, protein MLPRVIALITGLAFCALAQAAPTAYPLTVENCGSTLTFGQAPARSVTIGQAATEMLYALGVGNTVVGTSLWFNSVLPQFKAQNDGIERLANNEPSFEAVIAKRPQLVAAELEWVVGPQGVVGTREQFHELKIPTYLLPSDCENKDNLVGADGTRLEPFRIDTLYKSISQLAQIFDVQDRGQQLNDGLKARLAHSVATVQSKGLKHASALVWFSSAEMASDPYVAGHKGVPEFMLETLGLHNVVQSDEEWPAVGWETIARANPTFLVIARMDRRRYPADDHEKKLAFLRSDPVTRNMDAVKHNRIIILDALALQASIRTFDGLEQLAGAIDGYDLPQ, encoded by the coding sequence ATGCTGCCACGCGTTATTGCCCTGATCACTGGCCTGGCTTTCTGTGCCCTGGCCCAGGCGGCACCCACTGCTTACCCGCTGACGGTAGAAAACTGCGGCAGCACCCTGACCTTCGGGCAGGCCCCCGCGCGCAGCGTGACCATCGGCCAGGCCGCTACCGAAATGCTCTACGCCCTGGGCGTGGGTAATACCGTGGTTGGCACCTCTCTGTGGTTCAACAGCGTGCTGCCGCAGTTCAAGGCGCAGAACGATGGCATCGAGCGCCTGGCCAACAACGAGCCGAGCTTTGAAGCGGTGATCGCCAAGCGCCCGCAATTGGTGGCTGCCGAACTGGAATGGGTGGTGGGCCCGCAAGGCGTGGTGGGTACGCGCGAGCAATTCCACGAGCTGAAGATCCCCACCTACCTGCTGCCCTCCGACTGCGAAAACAAAGACAACCTGGTGGGCGCCGACGGCACGCGACTGGAGCCGTTTCGCATCGACACGCTCTACAAAAGCATCAGCCAACTGGCGCAGATTTTCGACGTACAGGATCGCGGCCAGCAGTTGAACGACGGGCTTAAGGCGCGCCTGGCCCACTCGGTGGCCACTGTGCAGAGCAAAGGCCTCAAGCACGCCAGTGCATTGGTATGGTTCTCCAGCGCCGAGATGGCCAGCGACCCGTACGTGGCCGGTCACAAAGGTGTCCCCGAGTTCATGCTCGAGACCCTCGGCCTGCATAACGTGGTGCAGTCCGATGAAGAATGGCCCGCCGTCGGCTGGGAAACCATCGCCAGGGCCAACCCGACCTTCCTGGTGATCGCCCGCATGGACCGGCGCCGCTACCCCGCCGACGATCATGAAAAGAAACTGGCCTTCCTGCGCAGCGACCCGGTCACGCGCAACATGGACGCGGTCAAACACAATCGCATCATCATCCTCGACGCCCTGGCGCTGCAGGCCAGCATCCGCACGTTCGACGGCCTTGAACAACTGGCGGGCGCCATCGACGGCTACGACCTGCCCCAATGA
- a CDS encoding iron ABC transporter permease — protein MTRTLIALVLLLAAVLAGVAIGETAIEPQVVLQVLANKLWNAGYALDPIDEGVVWNYRLTRALVAAACGAGLATCGVILQSLLRNPLADPYLLGISAGASTGAVLVALMGVGGGLISLSAGAFVGAMAAFALVILLARASGSVSGTGQIILAGIAGSQLFNALTAFLITKSASSEQARGIMFWLLGNLSGVRWPSVWLAVPVAVAGLAVCLWHRRALDAFTFGSDSAASLGIPVRRVQFVLVGCAALVTAVMVSIVGSIGFVGLVIPHAVRLLLGTGHSRLLPASALGGALFLIAADVLSRTLIKGQVIPVGVVTALVGAPVFALILVGRRNAR, from the coding sequence ATGACCCGCACGCTAATAGCCCTGGTCCTGCTGCTGGCCGCCGTACTCGCCGGCGTGGCCATCGGTGAAACCGCCATCGAACCGCAGGTGGTGCTCCAGGTGCTCGCCAATAAACTGTGGAACGCCGGCTACGCACTCGACCCGATTGACGAAGGCGTGGTGTGGAACTATCGCCTGACCCGCGCGCTGGTCGCCGCTGCCTGCGGGGCGGGGTTGGCCACCTGCGGGGTGATTTTGCAGTCGTTGCTGCGTAACCCGTTGGCCGACCCGTACCTGCTGGGCATCAGCGCCGGCGCTTCGACCGGCGCGGTGCTGGTGGCGTTGATGGGCGTAGGCGGCGGGCTGATCTCGCTGTCGGCCGGCGCCTTTGTTGGCGCCATGGCAGCGTTTGCGCTGGTGATTCTGCTGGCGCGGGCCAGCGGTTCCGTGAGCGGCACCGGGCAGATCATCCTGGCGGGCATCGCCGGCTCGCAGTTGTTCAATGCACTTACCGCGTTCCTCATCACCAAATCCGCCAGTTCCGAACAAGCGCGCGGCATCATGTTCTGGCTGCTGGGCAACCTCAGTGGTGTGCGCTGGCCGTCGGTGTGGCTGGCGGTGCCGGTGGCGGTCGCAGGGTTGGCGGTGTGCCTGTGGCACCGGCGCGCGCTGGATGCGTTCACGTTCGGCAGCGACTCGGCGGCGTCCCTGGGCATCCCGGTGCGCCGCGTGCAATTTGTGCTGGTGGGCTGCGCCGCGCTGGTCACCGCGGTGATGGTGTCGATTGTCGGCTCCATCGGTTTTGTCGGCCTGGTGATCCCCCACGCCGTGCGCCTGCTGCTGGGCACCGGGCATTCGCGCTTGCTGCCGGCCAGCGCCTTGGGTGGCGCGCTGTTTCTGATCGCGGCGGATGTGCTGTCGCGCACGCTGATCAAGGGCCAGGTGATCCCCGTGGGTGTGGTCACGGCGCTGGTCGGCGCGCCAGTGTTCGCGCTGATATTGGTCGGTCGGAGGAACGCGCGATGA
- a CDS encoding ABC transporter ATP-binding protein has translation MSVLSCTGLGFKVREAELLRDIQLDVQSGETLGIVGPNGSGKSTLLKLLAGLRKPGSGEVRLGGQRLDDLSRRTIAQQLAVVEQQADTDDAIRVFDAVALGRTPWLSALSPWSGDDERIVRQALHDVDATHLSSRAWRSLSGGERQRVHIARALAQRPQILLLDEPTNHLDIQHQLSILKGVQALPVTTLIALHDLNQALTCDRLAVLDHGRLVALGAPLDVLTPQRLQDTFGVQGHYLTDPFDGAQILRMRS, from the coding sequence ATGAGCGTGCTCAGTTGCACAGGCCTGGGCTTCAAGGTGCGCGAGGCCGAGCTGCTGCGCGATATTCAGTTGGACGTTCAGTCAGGCGAAACCCTCGGCATCGTTGGCCCCAACGGCTCCGGCAAGTCCACCCTGCTCAAACTGCTGGCGGGCCTGCGCAAGCCAGGCAGCGGCGAGGTGCGCTTGGGCGGCCAACGCCTGGACGACCTCTCCCGCCGCACCATTGCCCAGCAACTGGCGGTGGTGGAGCAACAGGCCGACACCGACGACGCCATCCGCGTGTTTGACGCCGTGGCGCTGGGCCGTACCCCCTGGCTGTCGGCGCTAAGCCCGTGGTCCGGCGACGACGAACGCATCGTGCGCCAGGCCCTGCACGACGTGGACGCCACACACCTGAGCAGCCGCGCCTGGCGCAGCCTCTCGGGCGGCGAACGTCAACGCGTGCACATCGCCCGCGCCTTGGCGCAGCGACCGCAAATTCTGTTGCTGGACGAGCCGACCAACCATCTGGATATCCAGCATCAACTGTCGATCTTGAAGGGCGTGCAAGCGTTACCGGTGACGACGCTGATTGCGCTGCACGACCTTAACCAGGCGCTGACCTGTGATCGCTTGGCCGTGCTTGATCACGGGCGGTTAGTGGCGCTGGGCGCGCCACTGGACGTGCTCACGCCACAGCGCTTGCAGGACACCTTCGGGGTGCAGGGGCATTACCTGACGGACCCGTTTGACGGGGCACAGATATTGCGGATGCGCTCCTAG
- a CDS encoding GNAT family N-acetyltransferase — protein MTFVLHARAELFPALSATGLPADLAHFDTTYLQGNGRFLIARNGDQIVAAIGYLPYDGRFPQLDYQHRKTVEVVRLFVLPAFRRFGLAGRLYRALEEMARGQGVEVMYLHTHPFLPGAIDFWARQGFAVVDVEADPVWRTTHMQRYL, from the coding sequence ATGACCTTCGTCCTGCACGCCCGCGCCGAGCTGTTCCCCGCGCTCAGCGCCACCGGCCTGCCTGCGGACCTGGCGCATTTCGACACCACGTACCTGCAGGGCAATGGGCGCTTTCTGATCGCTCGCAATGGCGATCAAATCGTCGCCGCGATCGGCTATTTACCTTACGACGGGCGTTTTCCGCAGTTGGATTACCAGCACCGCAAGACCGTGGAAGTGGTGCGCCTGTTCGTGCTTCCAGCCTTTCGCCGTTTCGGGCTGGCGGGTCGGTTGTACCGTGCGCTGGAGGAGATGGCCCGGGGGCAGGGGGTTGAGGTGATGTACCTGCATACCCATCCTTTTCTGCCTGGGGCGATTGATTTTTGGGCGCGTCAGGGCTTTGCCGTGGTGGATGTCGAGGCGGATCCGGTTTGGCGCACGACGCATATGCAGCGGTATCTATAG
- a CDS encoding alpha/beta hydrolase codes for MAYQPWPASEPELAQMRRFNQTLAWLPRFKIRNRVTPRLIQALLRVSQKVKRAAAAQSRVVNGVPVRILRPAGKPRGVVLDIHGGCWVIGNAQMDDDLNLGMVNACDVAVVSVDYRLAVDTPIEGLLEDCLAAARWLLGAEEFAGLPVFFVGESAGGHLAAATLLTLKQWPELLARVAGAVLYYGVYDLTGTPSVRTAGPDTLLLDGPGMVDALRMLTPGLSDDERRQAPLSPLFGDLDGLPPALMFVGELDPLKDDTLLIAARWPQAEAHLLPESAHGFIHFPVAMADAVLAYSRRWITMFIGGHRA; via the coding sequence ATGGCTTATCAACCCTGGCCGGCCAGCGAGCCGGAACTGGCCCAGATGCGCCGCTTCAATCAAACGCTCGCCTGGCTGCCGCGCTTTAAAATTCGCAACCGGGTGACGCCGCGTCTGATCCAGGCGCTGCTGCGCGTCAGCCAGAAGGTCAAGCGTGCAGCTGCGGCGCAAAGCCGCGTCGTGAACGGTGTGCCGGTGCGCATTCTGCGGCCCGCTGGCAAGCCCAGGGGCGTGGTGCTGGATATCCATGGCGGCTGCTGGGTGATCGGCAATGCGCAGATGGATGACGACCTGAACCTGGGCATGGTCAACGCGTGCGACGTGGCGGTGGTGTCGGTGGATTATCGGCTGGCGGTGGACACGCCGATTGAAGGGCTGCTGGAAGATTGCCTGGCGGCGGCGCGCTGGCTGCTGGGTGCCGAGGAGTTTGCCGGCCTGCCGGTATTCTTCGTGGGGGAGTCGGCGGGTGGGCACCTGGCCGCGGCGACCTTGCTGACGCTCAAGCAATGGCCCGAGTTGCTCGCGCGCGTGGCCGGCGCGGTGTTGTACTACGGCGTTTACGATTTGACTGGCACGCCGAGTGTGCGCACCGCCGGGCCGGACACCTTGTTGCTGGACGGACCGGGGATGGTGGACGCGCTGCGCATGCTCACGCCAGGCTTGAGCGATGACGAGCGCAGGCAAGCGCCGTTATCGCCCTTGTTCGGCGACTTAGACGGCCTGCCGCCGGCGTTGATGTTTGTGGGTGAGTTGGACCCGCTTAAAGACGACACGCTGCTGATCGCCGCGCGCTGGCCCCAGGCAGAGGCGCATCTGCTGCCGGAGTCGGCGCACGGGTTTATTCATTTTCCGGTGGCGATGGCGGACGCCGTGTTGGCGTACAGCCGGCGGTGGATCACGATGTTCATCGGTGGTCATCGGGCATAG
- a CDS encoding TspO/MBR family protein, translated as MTFFIFLLACAAAASTGVIFKPGAWYESLVKPSFTPPNWLFPVAWTIIYLLLAWAGYRLSLIPGSQMVLALWAAQIALNTLWTPVFFGAHRLLAGMVIIVLLWITVAAMVVLAVRLDLITGLMLFPYLAWLCVAAALNFSILRNNR; from the coding sequence ATGACTTTTTTTATCTTCCTGCTGGCCTGCGCCGCCGCCGCCAGCACCGGGGTTATCTTCAAGCCCGGTGCCTGGTATGAATCCTTGGTCAAACCCAGCTTCACGCCGCCCAATTGGTTGTTCCCGGTCGCGTGGACGATCATCTACCTGCTGCTGGCCTGGGCCGGTTACCGCCTCAGCCTGATCCCCGGCAGCCAAATGGTGCTGGCGCTGTGGGCTGCGCAGATCGCCTTGAATACGCTGTGGACCCCGGTGTTCTTCGGCGCTCATCGGCTGCTAGCCGGGATGGTGATCATCGTATTGCTGTGGATCACCGTGGCGGCCATGGTGGTGTTGGCCGTGCGCCTGGACCTGATCACCGGCTTGATGTTGTTCCCTTACCTGGCCTGGCTGTGCGTCGCGGCGGCGCTGAATTTCTCGATTCTGCGCAATAACCGCTGA
- the chrA gene encoding chromate efflux transporter has protein sequence MTHRPDSPLSVFLIFLRLGLTSFGGPIAHLGYFRAEFVTRRRWLSERSYADLVALCQFLPGPASSQVGIALGLQRAGYGGALAAWAGFTLPSALLLIVLALGLAQHSEALPSGVLHGLKVVAVAVVAQAVWGMARNLCRGVVRVTLMVIAAVLALLTASAWGQVGVIAAAGVAGLLLFTPTPNTEHEALPMPIRRRTGALWLGLFALLLVALPLLAETLHNQSLALVDAFYRSGALVFGGGHVVLPLLQAEVVAPHWISKDLFLAGYGAAQAVPGPLFTFAAFLGAAMYAAPNGWLGGLICLLAIFAPSFLLVFGALPFWEALRRSPRTQAALAGVNAGVVGLLLAALYRPVITSAIFSTYDIGLALLALVALMIWKLPPWLVVLASGGLGWLLSVTVG, from the coding sequence ATGACCCATCGCCCTGACAGCCCCCTGTCGGTTTTCCTTATCTTCCTGCGCCTGGGCCTCACCTCCTTCGGTGGGCCTATAGCGCACTTGGGCTACTTTCGCGCCGAGTTCGTCACCCGGCGCCGCTGGTTGAGCGAACGCAGCTACGCAGACTTGGTCGCGTTGTGCCAGTTCTTGCCCGGCCCGGCCAGCAGCCAGGTGGGTATCGCGCTGGGCCTGCAACGGGCGGGCTACGGCGGCGCGCTGGCGGCATGGGCCGGATTTACCTTGCCGTCCGCCCTGCTGTTGATAGTGCTGGCTCTGGGCCTCGCCCAGCACAGCGAGGCTCTGCCGAGCGGCGTGTTGCATGGCCTTAAAGTGGTCGCCGTGGCCGTGGTCGCCCAAGCAGTGTGGGGCATGGCGCGCAACCTGTGCCGGGGCGTGGTGCGGGTGACGCTGATGGTGATCGCCGCCGTGTTGGCGCTGCTGACCGCCTCCGCCTGGGGCCAAGTGGGCGTAATCGCCGCCGCGGGGGTGGCCGGTCTGCTGCTGTTCACGCCCACGCCGAACACCGAGCACGAAGCGCTGCCCATGCCGATCCGCCGTCGCACCGGCGCACTGTGGTTAGGGTTATTTGCGCTGTTATTGGTGGCGTTGCCGCTGCTGGCCGAAACGCTGCACAACCAAAGCCTGGCGCTGGTGGATGCGTTCTACCGCAGCGGCGCGCTGGTGTTCGGTGGCGGCCACGTGGTGCTGCCGCTGCTGCAAGCTGAAGTGGTCGCGCCGCACTGGATCAGCAAAGACCTGTTTCTCGCCGGTTACGGCGCCGCGCAAGCCGTGCCCGGCCCGTTGTTCACCTTCGCCGCCTTCCTCGGCGCCGCTATGTACGCGGCCCCGAATGGCTGGCTGGGCGGTCTGATCTGTCTGCTGGCGATCTTCGCGCCATCGTTTCTGCTGGTGTTCGGCGCCTTGCCGTTCTGGGAAGCCCTGCGCCGCAGCCCACGTACCCAAGCCGCGCTGGCGGGGGTGAATGCGGGCGTGGTGGGGTTGTTGCTGGCGGCGCTGTACCGACCGGTCATCACCAGCGCGATATTCAGCACCTATGACATCGGCCTGGCACTGCTCGCCCTGGTGGCGCTGATGATCTGGAAGTTGCCGCCGTGGCTGGTGGTGCTCGCCAGCGGCGGCTTGGGCTGGTTATTAAGCGTGACCGTCGGTTGA
- a CDS encoding alpha/beta fold hydrolase, whose protein sequence is MSIKSLLAATALSAALVSAGVEAADISHQRASDVQHHFVEVKGVRIFYREAGDPSAPTIVLLHGFPTSSFMYRDLMSKLADRYHVIAPDFPGFGFSDSPDRAKYSYTFDNIAKTMDGFTEALALKRYALQVFDYGAPVGWRMAVAHPDRITAIISQNGNAYVEGLSEGWNPIQRYWTAPTVENRNALRELLKPESIKWQYTHGVADPDSIAPETYTLDYAFVSRPGNDEIQLDLFGDYATNVKRYPEFQAYFRKYQPPMLAVWGKNDPFFLPAGANAFKRDIPKAEVHFYDTGHFALETHLNEISGEIHRFLDRNVVPQK, encoded by the coding sequence ATGAGCATTAAAAGTTTATTAGCGGCAACGGCCCTCAGTGCAGCGCTTGTCAGCGCAGGCGTCGAAGCGGCGGACATTAGCCATCAAAGGGCAAGCGACGTCCAACACCATTTTGTCGAGGTAAAAGGGGTCCGCATCTTCTATCGGGAAGCGGGCGACCCTTCGGCGCCAACCATCGTGTTGCTTCATGGGTTCCCTACCTCATCCTTCATGTATCGCGACTTGATGTCGAAGCTGGCGGACCGTTACCACGTGATTGCCCCTGACTTCCCGGGTTTTGGATTCTCGGACAGCCCTGATCGGGCGAAGTACTCATACACGTTCGACAACATTGCCAAAACCATGGACGGGTTTACTGAAGCGCTTGCGCTTAAGCGCTACGCGCTTCAAGTTTTCGACTATGGTGCGCCTGTAGGCTGGCGGATGGCCGTCGCACACCCCGATAGAATCACCGCAATCATCAGCCAAAACGGGAATGCTTACGTTGAAGGCCTCAGCGAGGGCTGGAACCCGATTCAACGTTACTGGACGGCGCCAACTGTCGAGAACCGCAACGCATTGCGCGAGCTGCTCAAACCAGAATCAATCAAGTGGCAATACACTCATGGCGTAGCGGACCCAGACAGTATCGCGCCGGAAACCTACACCTTGGATTACGCGTTCGTGTCGCGACCAGGTAACGATGAAATTCAGCTGGACCTGTTCGGGGACTATGCCACCAACGTGAAGCGCTACCCCGAGTTCCAGGCATATTTCCGCAAATACCAGCCGCCGATGTTGGCCGTCTGGGGAAAGAACGATCCGTTTTTTCTCCCGGCAGGCGCGAACGCATTCAAGCGTGATATTCCCAAAGCTGAAGTACATTTCTATGACACCGGGCACTTCGCACTGGAAACACACTTGAACGAGATCAGTGGCGAAATCCACCGTTTCCTCGACCGGAATGTCGTGCCGCAAAAATAA
- a CDS encoding LysR family transcriptional regulator produces MDRFEAMKLLVVAIDAGSLTAAGRLADIPLPTISRKISDLEMLIGSRLLIRTTRRLSLTDAGVAYVAAARRILEQLEVAEREAAGEFIAPKGELVLTAPIMFGRLHVLPIVNAFLAEFSEINIRLLLSDRNAHLVDDHVDMAVRIGTLADSGMIATQVGAMRTVMCASPRLLEAYGRPECPADLQHLPTVRLDAPMPFQHSKHGVAESTRRITPRLSVTTAEAAAQAAIDGVGVVQLLHYQVAEAVSEGLLEIVLDKYEPSSAPINLIHMSPGHMPLKMRRFLDFAVPRFRQRLDQ; encoded by the coding sequence ATGGACAGATTTGAGGCAATGAAGCTGCTCGTGGTTGCGATTGATGCTGGCAGCCTGACGGCGGCCGGCCGGCTAGCCGACATCCCTCTTCCCACCATCAGCAGGAAAATTTCTGACCTGGAGATGCTGATAGGCAGCCGCTTATTGATTCGAACCACGCGCAGGCTCTCGTTGACCGATGCAGGGGTGGCTTATGTGGCTGCGGCGCGCCGAATACTGGAGCAGTTGGAGGTGGCCGAACGCGAAGCTGCCGGAGAATTCATTGCCCCCAAAGGCGAGCTGGTCCTGACCGCGCCAATCATGTTCGGTCGGCTGCATGTGCTGCCGATCGTCAACGCGTTTTTAGCGGAGTTTTCCGAAATCAACATTCGGCTCTTGCTTTCAGATCGCAACGCGCACCTCGTTGACGACCACGTGGACATGGCAGTACGCATCGGAACACTCGCTGACAGCGGCATGATCGCCACTCAGGTGGGGGCCATGAGAACCGTAATGTGCGCGAGTCCCAGGCTGCTGGAAGCGTATGGAAGACCTGAATGTCCCGCAGATCTGCAGCACTTGCCAACCGTGCGACTTGACGCCCCTATGCCTTTTCAACACTCAAAACATGGCGTGGCGGAATCGACGAGGCGGATTACCCCGCGCTTATCGGTGACGACCGCTGAAGCCGCAGCGCAGGCCGCCATTGATGGCGTTGGAGTCGTTCAGTTATTGCACTATCAAGTCGCGGAAGCGGTCAGCGAGGGACTGCTGGAGATTGTGCTGGATAAATATGAGCCTTCGTCGGCGCCTATCAACCTGATCCACATGTCACCTGGGCACATGCCCCTGAAAATGAGGCGATTTCTGGATTTTGCTGTTCCTCGGTTTCGTCAACGCCTGGATCAGTAA
- a CDS encoding low molecular weight protein tyrosine phosphatase family protein → MTNLLFVYSRNQWRSPTAQAIWRRRPGFNARSAGTSPNARKPISPADIRWADVIFVMERKHLNRLQAEYARLLEHKRLHSLDIPDDYRYMDPERVGMLEDIVKSYLTT, encoded by the coding sequence GTGACTAACCTCCTGTTCGTCTATAGCCGTAACCAATGGCGTAGTCCTACTGCGCAAGCGATCTGGCGCCGTCGCCCCGGCTTTAATGCCCGTTCCGCAGGAACCAGTCCAAATGCACGTAAACCTATCAGCCCAGCGGACATTCGCTGGGCTGACGTGATCTTTGTCATGGAACGCAAACATCTTAATCGTCTTCAGGCTGAATACGCCCGTCTTCTGGAACACAAACGGCTCCACTCTCTCGATATTCCCGATGATTACCGCTACATGGATCCTGAACGGGTGGGCATGCTTGAAGACATTGTGAAGTCCTACCTCACCACGTAG
- the pelG gene encoding exopolysaccharide Pel transporter PelG, giving the protein MAGIGFELRKILSRDSYTATLHAYVYAGLISSGPWVLSIISVMLVGIISLGLMLPNSLVGQFLVTVTYLMASSLILTGGLQLFFTRFVSDQLFQRNYEHILPNLLGILLLVTAGAGVLGIILLAVLFDQPLIYRVLVLSNFVVLCNLWIVIIFLSGMKKYNRILLVMLVGYSLMVASAYLLSFLQMPGLLLALLIGHSTLLFLYLYDILREYQAEKLIAFDFLDRRNVFLSLLVTGFFYNFGIWVDKIMFWFNPATSNAVIGPLRASILYDMPIFIAYLAIIPGMAVFLVRIETDFAEWYDRLFRAIRDGETLQHIGSLKTEMTLSIRQGLLEICKVQGLTVVLLFLFAPRLLDWLGISSYYLPLFYIDLIGVSIQVVFMALLNVFFYLDKRRVVLELCVLFAVLNAGLTLLSMHLGPSFFGYGFTLSLLMCVLLGLARLSSALEDLEYETFMLSR; this is encoded by the coding sequence ATGGCCGGTATTGGCTTTGAACTGCGCAAGATCCTCTCGCGCGACTCTTACACCGCCACCCTGCATGCCTACGTCTATGCCGGGTTGATCAGCTCCGGGCCGTGGGTGCTGTCGATCATCAGCGTCATGCTGGTGGGCATCATCAGCCTGGGCTTAATGTTGCCCAACTCGCTGGTCGGGCAGTTTCTGGTGACGGTCACGTACCTGATGGCCAGCTCGTTGATCCTGACGGGCGGCCTGCAACTGTTCTTTACCCGGTTTGTGTCCGACCAACTGTTCCAGCGCAACTACGAGCACATCCTGCCCAACCTGTTGGGCATATTGTTGCTGGTCACCGCGGGTGCCGGTGTACTGGGCATCATCCTGCTGGCGGTGCTGTTCGACCAGCCGCTGATCTACCGCGTGCTGGTGCTCTCGAACTTCGTAGTGCTGTGCAACCTCTGGATCGTGATCATTTTTCTGTCGGGGATGAAAAAATATAACCGCATCCTGCTGGTAATGCTGGTGGGCTATTCGCTGATGGTCGCCAGCGCCTACCTGCTGAGCTTCCTGCAAATGCCAGGCCTGCTGCTGGCGCTGTTGATCGGGCACAGCACGCTGCTTTTTCTGTACCTCTACGACATCCTGCGCGAATACCAGGCTGAAAAGCTCATCGCTTTCGACTTCCTCGACCGTCGCAACGTGTTCCTGAGCCTGCTGGTGACCGGGTTCTTCTACAACTTCGGCATCTGGGTGGACAAGATCATGTTCTGGTTCAATCCGGCCACCTCCAACGCCGTCATCGGCCCACTGCGTGCATCAATCCTCTACGACATGCCGATCTTCATTGCCTACCTCGCGATCATCCCCGGCATGGCCGTGTTCCTGGTGCGCATCGAAACCGACTTCGCCGAATGGTACGACCGCCTGTTCCGGGCCATTCGCGACGGCGAAACCCTGCAACACATCGGCTCCCTGAAGACCGAAATGACCTTGTCCATCCGCCAGGGACTGCTGGAAATCTGCAAAGTCCAGGGCCTCACCGTGGTGCTGCTGTTCCTCTTCGCACCACGCCTGCTGGACTGGCTGGGGATCTCCAGCTACTACCTGCCACTGTTCTACATCGACTTGATCGGCGTGAGCATCCAGGTCGTCTTCATGGCGCTGCTCAACGTGTTCTTCTATCTCGACAAACGCCGCGTGGTGCTGGAACTGTGCGTCCTGTTCGCAGTGCTCAACGCCGGCCTTACCCTGCTCAGCATGCACCTGGGCCCGAGCTTCTTCGGGTATGGGTTTACGCTGTCGTTGCTGATGTGTGTCCTGCTGGGACTGGCGCGGTTGTCGTCGGCGCTGGAGGATCTGGAGTACGAGACGTTCATGTTGTCGCGTTGA